Proteins encoded within one genomic window of Trichoderma asperellum chromosome 2, complete sequence:
- a CDS encoding uncharacterized protein (EggNog:ENOG41~CAZy:GH72~SECRETED:SignalP(1-17)): MLMQAALVALAATTVGAVKPLSIKGTDFVDADGNKFQLVGVAYQPGGSSGYDPKSGKDPLSDADTCLRDAALLQVMGVNAIRVYNLDPNLNHDECASIFNAAGMYMVLDVNSPLVGESITSFEPWTSYYEAYSNRTFAIAEAFSNYPNTLLYFSGNEVINDIPSAQFVPPYLRAVTRDLKNYIKKNIKRQIPVGYSAADVRDVLWDTWNYLQCSEPNDDGDMSRADVFALNSYSWCGPDATYKSSSYDVLTDNFQDTSVPVFFSEYGCNTPMPRYWNETQAIYGPDMTPVFSGGFVYEYTEEDNHYGLVNISGDTLNIMGDYNRLKAQLAKIDWKSLQSQKASGKAPTPPKCTSSLIKEKGFDSNFTLPVPPPGVQKLIDNGISPKPSGSIVKISNYNVKMSVKDSEGNAVTGLKVVPLSDDESNWSGKNSADTGSNSTTISSTKPGTSDAPKSDDKDSAAAWAHPASWALALPLVAMLFI, translated from the exons ATGCTT ATGCAAGCTGCGCTCGTGGccctcgccgccaccaccgtGGGAGCTGTCAAGCCTCTCTCCATCAAGGGAACCGACTTTGTCGACGCCGACGGCAACAAGTTCCAGCTTGTTGGTGTTGCATACCAGCCAGGCGGCAGTTCAGGATACGACCCCAAGTCGGGCAAGGATCCCCTCAGCGACGCCGATACCTGCTTGCGTGATGCAGCTCTTCTCCAGGTTATGGGTGTCAACGCCATTCGCGTGTACAACCTTGACCCCAACCTGAACCACGACGAGTGCGCCAGTATCTTCAATGCT GCTGGCATGTACATGGTCCTTGACGTCAACTCTCCTCTGGTTGGCGAGTCTATCACCTCATTCGAGCCCTGGACGAGTTACTACGAAGCCTACTCCAACCGCACCTTTGCCATTGCCGAAGCCTTCAGCAATTACCCCAACACCTTGCTCTATTTCTCCGGAAACGAGGTCATCAACGACATCCCCTCTGCGCAATTCGTGCCCCCTTACCTGCGCGCCGTTACTCGTGACTTGAAGAACTACATCAAGAAGAACATCAAGCGCCAAATTCCCGTTGGCTATTCTGCCGCTGACGTTCGCGACGTTCTGTGGGACACCTGGAACTACCTGCAATGCTCCGAGCCCAACGATGATGGCGACATGAGCCGTGCCGACGTCTTCGCCCTCAACTCGTACAGTTGGTGCGGCCCTGACGCAACCTACAAGAGCTCATCCTACGACGTCTTGACCGACAACTTCCAGGACACCTCCGTCcccgtcttcttcagcgAGTACGGCTGCAACACCCCCATGCCCCGCTACTGGAACGAGACCCAGGCCATCTACGGCCCCGACATGACCCCCGTCTTCTCCGGCGGCTTCGTCTACGAGTACACCGAGGAGGACAACCACTACGGCCTGGTCAACATCTCCGGCGACACCCTGAACATCATGGGCGACTACAACCGCCTCAAGGCCCAGCTCGCCAAGATCGACTGGAAGTCTTTGCAGTCCCAGAAGGCCAGCGGCAAGGCCCCCACCCCTCCCAAGTGCACGTCCAGCCTCATCAAGGAGAAGGGCTTCGACAGCAACTTCACCCTGCCCGTCCCTCCCCCCGGCGTCCAGAAGCTCATCGATAACGGCATCAGCCCCAAGCCCAGCGGCTCCATCGTCAAGATCTCCAACTACAACGTCAAGATGAGCGTCAAGGATTCCGAGGGTAACGCCGTCACCGGTCTCAAGGTTGTTCCTCTTAGCGATGACGAGTCCAACTGGAGCGGCAAGAACTCTGCCGATACTGGATCCAACTCCACCACCATCTCTTCGACCAAGCCCGGCACCAGCGACGCTCCTAAGAGCGATGACAAAGACAGCGCCGCTGCCTGGGCTCACCCTGCTTCTTGGGCCCTGGCTTTGCCTTTGGTTGCCATGCTCTTCATCTAA
- a CDS encoding uncharacterized protein (TransMembrane:1 (i68-89o)) translates to MESRGTVPRTPFHSSLSSSLVPSSPSLPFNSSGNSRIRSPGAAAAVAHLVILSSTRSINRVPSRSSRAGAGGVTVAAVAVAVAASPTLLGHNGSFPLVSPLLVSNPQYCLPLAG, encoded by the coding sequence ATGGAATCGAGGGGAACAGTTCCAAGGACTCCCTTccactcttctctctcctcctctcttgtgccttcctcgccttctcttcccttcaaCAGCAGTGGTAACAGCAGGATCAGGAGCCCCGgggccgctgctgccgttgccCATCTCGTTATCCTATCCAGCACTCGCTCCATCAACCGCGTGCCTTCCCGCTCCAGTAGAGCCGGGGCTGGAGGTGTGACAGTTGCAGCAGTTGCAGTTGCAGttgcagcttctccaacttTGCTGGGCCACAACGGCTCTTTCCCTCTTGTTTCCCCTCTCCTTGTCTCCAATCCCCAATATTGCCTTCCCTTGGCCGGATAA